A stretch of Roseibium porphyridii DNA encodes these proteins:
- a CDS encoding molybdopterin-guanine dinucleotide biosynthesis protein B, with protein sequence MENISPARIMAAKPSYAVRRVDLQDCAAVSSADYKPQAGDLVLARVSEIGSHGRIELPNGRKAKLNIGDEIILAYGNRYAPDQYESYVPDSLEPCHMVAAGGIASKAVSWHNKLSGPTAIEPVGVLCQSNGRPVNLNSYALPTLAGPMPSVVLGVFGTSMNSGKTATAAALVRGFALNGYRVGALKITGTAAGGDPWLMRDSGASEVLDFTDAGMATTFGVPLDTLVASTRNLLRTLSRSDCDLAVVEIADGLFQDETRQIAESKLIQSVFDGVVFASGDALGAVAGAKQLTDLGYNVLAISGALLRSPLAAREAAANLGLPAYDLPEFHQAEKVSQIMDTVVSPRYAATG encoded by the coding sequence ATGGAAAATATCTCACCCGCCCGCATTATGGCAGCAAAGCCCTCATATGCCGTGCGCCGCGTCGACCTGCAAGACTGCGCAGCTGTATCTTCCGCTGACTATAAACCGCAAGCCGGCGACCTCGTTCTGGCTCGCGTCTCCGAAATCGGTTCCCACGGTCGCATCGAGTTGCCAAATGGCCGGAAAGCCAAGCTCAACATCGGCGACGAAATTATCCTGGCCTATGGCAATAGATATGCTCCCGACCAATACGAATCCTATGTTCCAGATAGTCTGGAGCCCTGCCATATGGTTGCGGCCGGTGGCATCGCATCAAAGGCTGTCTCCTGGCACAACAAACTTTCCGGCCCGACTGCAATCGAACCCGTCGGCGTACTTTGTCAGTCAAATGGCCGTCCAGTGAACTTGAACTCTTACGCGTTGCCCACATTGGCCGGGCCAATGCCTTCCGTCGTGCTCGGGGTCTTCGGAACGTCGATGAATTCCGGCAAGACGGCAACTGCGGCGGCGCTCGTCAGGGGCTTTGCACTGAACGGCTATCGTGTCGGAGCTCTCAAGATCACAGGAACCGCAGCAGGCGGGGATCCCTGGCTGATGCGCGACTCTGGCGCAAGCGAGGTCCTTGATTTCACGGATGCCGGAATGGCGACCACCTTCGGCGTTCCGCTAGACACCCTCGTTGCCTCAACCCGAAATCTTCTGAGAACCCTCAGCAGATCGGATTGTGATCTTGCGGTCGTTGAAATCGCGGATGGCCTGTTTCAGGACGAAACCAGACAGATTGCGGAAAGCAAACTGATCCAGTCCGTCTTCGATGGTGTTGTATTTGCCTCCGGCGACGCATTGGGCGCGGTTGCAGGTGCAAAACAGCTGACTGACCTTGGATATAACGTGCTCGCAATTTCCGGTGCCTTGTTGCGGTCTCCGCTTGCTGCACGGGAAGCTGCTGCAAATCTCGGTCTGCCGGCCTATGACCTGCCGGAATTTCACCAGGCTGAAAAAGTCTCTCAAATCATGGATACCGTGGTATCGCCGCGGTACGCGGCAACCGGATGA
- a CDS encoding SLC13 family permease, which translates to MHSVDIAMALTFLVIASTVFLYALERYPIETIALGSVSAFIVIFSIIPVTSPEGDPITTADFLAGFANPALITVICLLIIGQGLFQTDALEGPAKIIVQMSRGHSARAAIPILIVVAVLSAFLNNTPVVVMFLPILTAVAATVGQSPARVLMPLSFIAILGGMTTLIGSSTNLLVANYAAQTSDLKLTFFSFTPIGMIVAGTGAIYVLFVMPHLMRARKTMAEEFQATSGKQFIAQIEITHGHPLVGVESVSGMFPKLKDMTVRLVQRGQKPILPPFENVVLTPGDTVIVAATRAALANALARRQPLLETDSETPSSAEREISAAQPGSISLSEVVVAPASRLMGRTLPQSGFYSETGCLVMGIQRRSRMPRMAMNDIRLEAGDVLLVAGNEDEIARLRGNRDVLLLDWSTTEVPRRRYAPRALAIFAIVVALAATGIVPIVTAAVAGTFAMIASGCLNIRQAMRAIDSRIFMLVGASLAGAVALEGTGGAVAIASGLVQVLEGASASVVLSALFFIVMILTNFLSNNAAAVLFTPIAINLAEQIGQPPEAFVVCLIIAANTSFATPVGYQTNLIVMGPGHYRFADFVRAGTPLAIILWLTFSLVAPWYYGL; encoded by the coding sequence ATGCACTCAGTTGATATTGCGATGGCGCTGACCTTTCTGGTGATCGCGTCAACCGTCTTTCTTTACGCCCTTGAACGTTATCCGATTGAAACAATCGCGCTAGGATCCGTTTCCGCGTTTATCGTTATATTTTCGATTATTCCGGTCACATCGCCGGAAGGCGATCCGATCACAACGGCGGACTTTCTGGCCGGTTTCGCCAATCCGGCGCTTATCACCGTTATCTGCCTTTTGATCATCGGTCAGGGACTGTTTCAGACAGACGCGCTGGAAGGCCCTGCAAAAATTATCGTCCAGATGTCGCGGGGCCATTCGGCACGCGCCGCCATTCCAATTCTGATCGTTGTTGCCGTTCTGAGTGCGTTTTTGAACAACACGCCGGTCGTGGTGATGTTCCTGCCCATTTTGACGGCCGTTGCTGCAACAGTCGGGCAGTCCCCTGCCCGGGTGCTGATGCCGCTTTCCTTCATTGCCATCCTTGGTGGCATGACGACACTGATCGGGTCCTCGACCAACCTGCTGGTGGCAAATTATGCGGCTCAAACGTCCGATCTGAAGCTGACCTTCTTCAGCTTCACGCCCATCGGAATGATTGTCGCGGGGACAGGTGCCATCTATGTGCTCTTTGTGATGCCGCATCTCATGCGCGCTCGCAAAACAATGGCAGAGGAGTTTCAGGCAACGTCGGGCAAGCAGTTCATAGCTCAGATCGAGATCACTCATGGCCATCCGCTGGTTGGGGTCGAATCCGTGTCCGGCATGTTTCCCAAGCTCAAGGACATGACGGTCCGACTGGTTCAACGTGGTCAAAAACCAATTCTGCCACCCTTTGAAAATGTCGTGCTGACCCCCGGTGACACGGTGATTGTTGCAGCGACGCGTGCGGCGCTCGCAAATGCGCTTGCCCGCCGCCAGCCATTGTTGGAGACCGACAGCGAAACCCCGAGCAGTGCCGAGCGCGAGATCTCGGCGGCTCAGCCCGGGTCGATCAGTTTGTCGGAGGTGGTTGTCGCTCCGGCATCGCGGCTGATGGGCAGAACCTTGCCACAGTCCGGGTTCTATTCGGAAACCGGCTGCCTGGTGATGGGCATTCAACGGCGCAGCCGCATGCCCCGTATGGCCATGAATGATATCCGTCTGGAAGCCGGCGATGTCCTTTTGGTCGCCGGAAACGAGGACGAGATCGCGCGACTGCGCGGCAACAGGGATGTGCTGCTGCTCGACTGGTCGACCACCGAGGTGCCAAGGCGGCGCTATGCTCCTCGGGCTCTTGCAATTTTTGCAATCGTCGTCGCGCTAGCGGCTACTGGCATCGTTCCCATTGTAACCGCGGCAGTCGCCGGCACGTTTGCCATGATCGCCTCAGGCTGCCTGAACATTCGCCAGGCCATGCGTGCCATCGACAGCCGGATCTTCATGCTCGTCGGAGCTTCTCTTGCAGGAGCCGTTGCCCTGGAAGGCACTGGAGGTGCGGTCGCGATTGCGTCCGGTCTCGTCCAGGTTCTGGAGGGCGCGTCGGCATCTGTCGTGCTGTCGGCCCTGTTTTTCATTGTTATGATACTGACGAATTTTCTGTCGAATAATGCTGCGGCTGTCCTTTTTACGCCCATTGCGATCAATCTTGCCGAGCAGATCGGCCAGCCACCTGAAGCCTTTGTTGTTTGTCTGATCATCGCGGCAAACACCTCGTTTGCAACACCGGTCGGTTATCAGACCAATCTGATCGTCATGGGGCCCGGTCATTATCGTTTTGCTGACTTTGTGCGGGCTGGTACGCCACTGGCTATTATTTTATGGTTGACCTTCTCTTTGGTGGCTCCATGGTATTATGGATTGTAA